The Actinomycetota bacterium genomic sequence GACGAGTGAGAAGCCCGCGACGAACAGCAGCACCGGACCGAGGACGTCGAAGGTCCGTCGCTCGCCCGAGCCGAGCTCTGCGAGCGACAGGCCGGTGATGAACGTCAGGTATGCCGGAATCAACGGCAGCACGCACGGGGACAAGAACGACACGACCCCCGCGCCGAAGGCCGTCAGCGCGCCGACCTCTGTTCCCACGCTATGAGACCGGTTCCGCGCCGTACCCGGCCGCTGTGATTTCGTCGACGATACGCTGCACGTCAGTGACCCCGGGGTCGTAGTCGACCTCGGTGATCCCGGTGCCGAGGTCCGTCTTCACGCTGTCCACGCCCTCGAGGTCGCCGACGTTCAACTGGATCAGCGTCGCACATGACATGCA encodes the following:
- a CDS encoding heavy-metal-associated domain-containing protein, yielding MKSGTERGLLVAHVSIKTTGMHCMSCATLIQLNVGDLEGVDSVKTDLGTGITEVDYDPGVTDVQRIVDEITAAGYGAEPVS